Part of the Companilactobacillus zhachilii genome is shown below.
CTTGCGTGCAATTTTGAATGATGCATCCAATAACTTCTTGCTATATCCTTGGCGTTGAAATTCCTTCTTGATACAGACAGGTCCGAAGGTAAGGATAGGTTTTACGTTGCCATTTTCATCAGTCAAGGTAGCTTTGGTGTACATAACGTTACCGATAATTTGTCCATTCATCTCGACAATTAAGTCTAATTCGGGAATAAAATCCGGATGTGAACGTAAAATGTGTGTCAAATAATGTTCACCACAACCGGGGACATATAAATTCCAAAATGCTTCGCGTGTCATTTCTTCAACTGCTCGATAGTCAGCTGGTGTTTCGTTTCTAATAATAATGTTTTTATTTAAACTCAAAATATTTTCCTCCTAAAAGTTAACAGATCACTTTCGGAAGGTTTGATTAGAAATTGTCGCAAACCTTCCGGTTAGGCAACAATATCCAGGCTATTATTTGTATTTGTCATAAACGAACTCCTTAATCTTAATTATTGGTATTATATCATAATTTATTTTTTAGTGCTCTTAGCCATTTTTTCACTGCTCTTAATGATAAATTGATGGAATAGTGTAATGAACTGTGGGTTCGTTAACATATCTGAATGTTGAGCATTTGAGCCCGTCAAAGTTATGAACATATAGTGTTTAATTTGGTCCTGATAAATAAACTTACCAGCATCAACACTGCTAAGAGGGACAATGCCGTCGTCAGTGTACTGTTCTGTGCCAGCAATAGAATAATAGCTCAATGATTTTGGCAGGTTGGCTTTATTTTTTATAAGTTGATCTAACATTTCTGTTCGTTCTGAATGACTTTTTTCTTCAAAATTATAGGGAGCTCCAACAGTCATTAAGTGTTTGATCTGGACTCGCTGATATTTCTGGAAGTAGTCCTCTAGAAAGTAAGTCCAAATAAGACTGCCATTAGAATGACCAAAGGCATTAAATGTTTTGAAGTGATATTTTTGTTGTAAATCATTGAAAGCAATATTGAACCAAGCGGTTTGTTTTTTTACATTCTCCAAACCATCTTGATTATTTTCAAATCCAACAACGATGTAAGGATTCTTCTCCTTGCTGGAAATGTGACCACTGTAGCTTAAATGATTATCGGTACTAACAGTCACTTTTAAAACATCGTGATGTTCCTTGTAGCGGTTATTTACATTATTAATCAATCCATCTAACACATTATTGTCGGCATCACTTCCAGGAATCATAATAATCGGTGCCATAGTTGGGTCTGGTTTGGCCGTTGAGATAGAATTCTTGTGTTGAGTCCACGAATATAAGAGGATTATTAATAGTAAGATAACGATTGAAGTTATAGTGAGATAACGACGTTTGGAATTGCTTTTGTTATGTTTACGCATTGGAGCTACCTTCTTAAATAGGGATTAACAAATGTCAAATTGATTATAACGTTAAATTAAAAAAGATTTTATCAAAAAGGCTTAAATTTGGTTGGTTTCCGTCTCTGGGTACAAGAAATATTGGCACTGTGGGGACCGCCCGGAGCCAAGGTCTCCGAGCTCGATTTTGAACTTCGCAAAGTACGCGAATTTTAAAACTCGTTCCGTGGTGTAATGGCTAAAGCTATAACACCACCTTCACTGCTGCCAATATTTCTTGTACCCAGAGACTAATGCATTTGTTATTTTTAATATAATGTAATTAACCGATTCAATAATAGTGCTGTATATATTTTAAATATGCAGCATGAACTTCTAACAAAATATAATTTTTCCACTTAAACCAAACGAAGGGGCCGTGACATAACTATTTTTGTTTCAAATATGCAGCATAAACGTGCAACAAAACATAGCTTTTTCCGCTTAAACCAAACAATACCCGCAATCCAAAATCGGATTACGGGTATTGTTTGCCTTAATGCTCGAAAGCTGACCATGTTTTGTCACACTCTCTCATTTTAATACATTATTTATTAATTGATAATTGTTGACGAATACGTTTTTCCTCTCCAATAGCAATGATTGCTAAGACAATAATACTTAAAATTACCGCCAAATAGAAGACGATAAATGTATCGTTCCAACCGTGTAAGTTCATTCCCAACATTGATAGACCATTAGCTTTAGGATCAGCAATTGCCGCAAATCCAACTTGTGCCATTAGATCACCAAAGATGTAAGCAAAAGTACCAGTTAGACCGTCAGATACATTTAAAGCATTTTTAGGAACAAAGCTGATAACAGAGACACCAATCAATAGTTGTGGTCCATAGATCAACATTCCTAAGAAGAATAGTGAAGTATTGATCATCATCGGAGTTGTACCATAACGATAGCCTAAAACGACG
Proteins encoded:
- a CDS encoding alpha/beta hydrolase, whose translation is MRKHNKSNSKRRYLTITSIVILLLIILLYSWTQHKNSISTAKPDPTMAPIIMIPGSDADNNVLDGLINNVNNRYKEHHDVLKVTVSTDNHLSYSGHISSKEKNPYIVVGFENNQDGLENVKKQTAWFNIAFNDLQQKYHFKTFNAFGHSNGSLIWTYFLEDYFQKYQRVQIKHLMTVGAPYNFEEKSHSERTEMLDQLIKNKANLPKSLSYYSIAGTEQYTDDGIVPLSSVDAGKFIYQDQIKHYMFITLTGSNAQHSDMLTNPQFITLFHQFIIKSSEKMAKSTKK